The Sulfurospirillum diekertiae genomic sequence TGACGTTTCAAGTCAAAGATGCGGAGCTAGATCAACAAAGTATTTACAACTTCAACAAAGTACAAGAAGGTATTACTGCTAAAGCATGCAGATCAACCGAAAGAAAATGGCTAATCGCTTCTAAAACCTATGATCAGCAAAGGAAATACGCGGATCAAATAGCGCAAAGCTTTGGCAATAACGCATTGCAAAGCAAACTCAATAGCATCAATACATTCCTCAATAATCGTCAGTCAGAGCTCGGGTGGATAAACAGCGCGTTTATCCCATCTGCGGCGATTCTCATCGAAATGATGCCCCTCGTTACAGTCGCAAAAAGCACTATTACCGAAGATCAAGAGAGTAATCAATTGAAGATCCGCGATGCTTATGCTTCCGGTGATGAAGAGAAAAGTTTACTCGAGAAGATCAAAACGACGGGTGGTAGTATCTTCGGTGCAGTAATGGCAAAAATGGTATACGCCATTTTGCCGGGTGTGAATACTATCTTCCAAGTTTTCAATTCAATCATTGGTAGTGGTGTAGAGATGATTACGTTTATTGCGACATTTTTTTCACCGATTGGTGGTGCAAAAGCATTTAATTTTATTACCCATGGTGGAGGTAGTGCAACAATTCAGTTAGCGAGCCTTGTTCTTGCGGCCATGTTTGTTGGGTTGATCTTGAAATATATTCCATTGATCACGTCAATGATCGCCGGAATTCTTGCGGTGGTTGGATGGTTATTCGAATTAACACAATACTTCTTTATCACTCCGTTTGTTGTTGCGTATGCTGTAACGATGCGCAAGACGGACAAAATTAGCGAGTATCTCGTCACGGGTATCGTGATCTTTTTTAAGCCGGTACTCCTCGTTATTTTCATTTATCTTGGACTCTTTTTATACTACCTCTGCATCGATGTTTTCGTCATGTTCGCGGAAGAGCAATTCTATCTTTTGGATGCTATCAATCAGAGCTTTTTTGTGGCGATGGTGTTGCAACTTTCACTAGGGCTTATCAAAATCGTTTCATCGTTTGCGGCGGTTTATCTTATGTGGAAAGTGATTTTATCTGCACCTGGTCACACAATCAAAATGATCGGATTGCACAATGTCGGCGACTTCCTCGAACCAATTTCCAACAAGCTCGAGAGACAATCTCTCGTATAAAAAATAAGGAGTGAGCAATGAAAAAACAACAAGGCAATAGAGTGATTGAGACCTTTTTAAAATCGGCCACCTGGGCGATACCCGTCTTTGCTTTTCTAGCATGGTATCCCAAAAAGCTCATTGATGTACCTCATTTAATCGTACCGAATGACGTGGGCGCATTACTTTTGATGTACGGCTATTGGATCATACTTGCGTTTACTGTGATGATCCTGGCGCATATCTTTGATGCCGGCATTAAAGATTTTGATGAGATCAAGGGATACATGGTTACTAAACATTGGTTTTGGTTATTGAGTGGTATCGGCCATATTTTAGGATTTTTCGCATGGAAGATCTTTTGGCCTGGTGGCTTGTACTAAGGAGTAGATGATGAAACCAGAAACAGCAGAGCAAACATATCAATTTTTTGAGGAAGCGCAGATCGTGTTATCTACGCTCGAGGATCATATAGCGGCATTTAACCGTGCCTCTAAAGTCTTTGAAAAAACGACGAGCGATTTTTCGAAAGTAGAAAAGAGCATCGATGAAATCGGTGCAAAAATCGCAGAAAAAATTCAAGTGAAAACCATTCAAGCCTATTTGTTAGGTTCGGTGGCAGAGCTTGAGAGTGTCACGAAAGATCTAAAAAGGCGAAAGCATGAAGAACGTTTCACCTTGAAGATCGTATTTGCTTCAACGTGTCTTTCTGTGCTTGCGACAAGCATCGTTTTTATTGCGTTTGAAGCGGCTAATAAACCGCTTCTCAATCTTATCTATCAATTCGTTCATTAAGGAGAACAGCATGAAAAATATCGCGATCATCAACACAAAAGGTGGCGTAGGTAAAAGCACCCTCGCCTTTCACATTTTACCGGCTATTCTAGCGAATAGAAACTTTTCCATTCTAGAAATTGACAACAGCAATAACACGACGACGGCGTTTTCAAATACACAAATCTTGAAAGGAAAAATTACCTCGGTAAATATCGACGAAGGTATGCAAAGATTGGAAGAGCTTGTTATCAATAATATGTTAGATGAGGACAAGATCAGCGTGATTGATGCCGGTGGAGGGGATGATTCACTGAAAGTGATCCATTCGTTTATCGATCAAGATTTGCTCGCAGATACCCTGTTTATCATTCCATTTATGCCTGACTTTGTGCAGCTTAAAAACCTGGTCGATACGTATAACGTTTTACCAAGTGAAGCGAAGATCCTCGTTGTGTTAAATAATGCAGATCTAAGTGATCCAGATCATCTCATGTTTGTTAAAGGTAACGAGGACTTTGAGATACCGGATATCTCATCTACCTTTACGCACTTTGCCGTTTGCCCTAAAAGTCCACTTTTTTCGTATGCCGCTTCACGCAATAAAGAGACGATCAAAGATCTTGCCCTACTCGCAAGCCAATACAACAAAAACGAGATACTTGAGTATGCGAAGACAAAAACCAAAAGCGATAAAGACAAAATGACGAAGATATATCGCAATTGGAAAATTTCACGTAACGCAAAAGATTATCTCGAGAGTGAAGCGATCGCGCAGCTTAAAAGCATCGTTCTAGGAGAGCAAGCATGAAATACGAAGACTGGATCGCAAAGAACACGCCCTTAAAGCGTGTTTCTTCCCTAGAGCCTTATCGAGACGAAATTCAACATCTTGTGAGTTTGAATTACACGTTAACGCAGATCACGGAGTACTTACGAGACGTAAGAGATATTGAGATCTCAAGGCAAAGCGTGAAAAAATTTTTGTTAGGCAAAACAGCTCAAAATAAACCGGTTAAAGCGGAAAAAAGTGAAAACGTCGAAAGTGAGTTTGGAAGATAAGTTCAAGGGCTTTTTATAAGCCAGATGCAACCACATGTAACCGTGAGGCAACCAATAGTAACCGAATGTAATCAAATGCAACTCAGCGTAACCGAGATGTAAGTCAAAGGTAACCTCGTGCTACCAAGAAGTAACCAAGAGGAAACCGAGAAAACATTCACACCCAACGCCACGTTAATGGCGAGAGGTGAAAAAAAAGACGAAAAAGAGGCGAAAATGCTTTCAATTGCGAATATGTCGTCGGCTCAAGCAGCTCATTATCATGCGAAAGATCAAAACTATTATCAGCAAGACAAAGAGACAAGCGTGTGGACTGGCAAAGGTGCTGAACGTTTAGGCTTGAGTGGTGAGATTGATATTAAACAGTTTGAGCGATTGTGTTACGGTATTCATCCAAGCGAAGAACGCACTCTTGTTGATATCAGTCAAAGAGCGGGAACGGATATGACCTTTTCCAGTCCAAAATCCGCATCGATCTTATGTGAATTAGGCGATGAACGTACCAATCAACTCATACGTGCAGCACATGATCAAGCGGTGCAAACGACACTATCATTTGTAGAAGATCATTATGCGCAAACGAGAGAACAAAAGGACGGACATAGAGAAGCAATTTCTACCGGTAATCTCATCATTGCTAAATTTCAGCATGATACCAGTCGTGAAAATGATCCGTCATTGCATACGCATTGCTTTATTGTCAATGCAACGCAAAAGGAGAACGGTGAATGGCGAGCATTGCACAATGATCAACTCTTTACGCACAAGATGTTTTTAGGCCAGACGTATCGCAACGAATTGGCCAAAAATCTTAGAGAGCAAGGATTCTCTATCGAGATTACGAATGCCAAAGAGGGATTCTTTGAAATTCAAGGTGTTTCAAAAGAGTTGATCAGTGAATTTTCACAACGTCGTGAGCAAGTCCTTGAGAAATACGAAGAGCTAAAAAAGCAATATCCTGGTCTCGAGGAAGAAAAGCTCAAAGAGATGGCAACAACCAGTAGCCGAAACGTGAAAGATAAAAACGCTGATCGCAGTGTCATTAAATCCAACAATATCGAAAGAGCCAAAACCATTCTCGCCGGTAAAGATTTAACCTATCTTAATCAGCTTAATAGTTCGCAGCTACATTCAGAACAGCAAAAATTAACGGCTAAAGATGCGGTGGATCTTTCGATTCGTATTCAAAGCGAAAAGACGAGTGTATTTAATCGGGAAGATGTTATGAAAAATTCGATGAAGCTTTCATTAGGTGAGCATTCACTTAGTGCTATGCAGAATGCTTTTGATGATCATGTAAACGAGCGATCGATTGTGCAACTGGATCAAAATGCGTACTCGACACCGGAGCTCTTGCAAAAGGAGTTCGAGATAGTTGAAATGGCAAAAAACCGCACAGATCCTTTAATCTCTGCTCAACACGTGGAGCAATATCTAAGCCATACGCCTTATAACCTCACAAAAGGACAACAAGAAGCGTATGCGCAGATTCTCACAAGCAATGAGTCTATTTCAGTGATCCAGGGCGATGCAGGTACGGGTAAAACGTTTATGCTTAAGGCCGTCAGGGAAACGCTTGAGAGTCAAAAGCAAAGTAGTAATCTAAGAGGACTTGCTTTTACTGGAAAAGCCAGTGAAGAGCTTGAGCGTGAAAGCGGTATCCCATCTACGACATTACACGCTTTTTTTGTGAATCCACCGGCAGAAAAGAACATGGTTTATGTTGTCGATGAGGCTTCAATGGTCAGTTCATTGCAGATGCACCGTTTATGTGAAATTGCTAAAGAAAACCATTCAAAAATTGTATTTATTGGTGATCAAAAGCAGTTTCAATCTTTAGGTGCTGGCAATATGTTTTCGCAGCTTCAAAAGCAAAGTGATATTCATATCGTCGAAATGACAGAAAATAAGCGTGCGCAAACCGAATTGATGCGATCGCTTTATTCGTCTATCAAGAGCAAGGATTTAGAAGAGGCGTTCGGCATTTTAGAAAAGCATCAACGACTTCATGAAACGACAGATCTCGAGAAGATAAAAAACGAATACCTCAAAGATCGTCATGATACGTTGCTTCTTGTTGATACGAACGCAAATCGTAGAGCTTTAAACGAGTTAATCCGATCAGATCTCGTCGCTCAAAATGAAGTAACACAGTCTCAACCGTTATCTATCAAAGAGGCAATCAATCTAAACGAGATTGAAAAACACTACTCGAGCAATTATCAAGTAGGTCAAATTGTTGTCGCACAAAACGCGTTTCAAGGATTTAGTGCCGGGCAAGAAGCAATGATCACCGCGATTGATCATCCATCCAATACGATCACGGTTACCAAAGATGAGCAAAGGATCAAAATTGATCTAAGCAAAGCTCACGCTCAAGCGATTCAAACCTTTGCTATTAAAGAAAAAGCGTTTGGTATCGGCGACAAAATTGTTTTTACAAAAAACAATCGAAACCTCAAGTTTAGAAATGGTGAGACTGCTGTGATCCAAGCAATTCATGGGAATATCATCAAAGTACAAAAGGGGAATAAAGAGTTGGCGTTTGATGCTTCCAAATATCCTTATATCGATCATGGATACGTGATTACAGCGCATAAAAGCCAAGGGCAAACAACCAGTAAGGTTATCGCTTTCACGAATGCCCAAATGGCCAATTTAAACCGCTTCTACGTGCAAATTACCAGGGCAAAACGTGATGCCTTAATCTATACCAACAGCATAGCAACACTCAAGGAGAATACACAAAAAACACAAATTAAAACAAGTACCCTAGATTATTTTAGGTCGGCAATGCAGCATGAGGCACATACAAATCATAACTACGAAAGGACATTCAATGAGCAAAAAGAACGAAGAATATCAAGAGGATCAACTCTTTCAATACTGGGAGACTATTGCACAAAGTGCAAAATTGCACTCGCAGATCTTAGCCGACATCTTGGCTTATTTAAAAGAGATCGATCAGAGGCTTCAAGCACTCGAGGCAAAGATCAAATGAAAAATATCTTACTTAAAAATGAGCGCGAAAAAGCAGCTCAATCCATAACACAATCACGAGAAAGGAGATAGTAATGTCAACGATTTTATTATGTTTATTGTTTAATGCCGGTGCTTTATGGGTGTTCCAAAAAAATCTTCCAATACCAGGCGGCGCAGTCTTTATTCTACTTTGTATTGCGGAGTATCTAGCTTGGGCATTTATCTTTAAAATGCAAGAGTCGATCAATGGACGTATTTTTGATGATAAGGCGTGGGTAATGGGAAGTTATCCCAATTACTATGAGCAAACGGAAGGCAATCGATGGACGGCTTCCCAACGAGTTAAAGAAATTATGTCAAAAGGTGAATTGTTTCTGGATCAGTTTCGATTTGATGATAGCGTTTTATATCGTTTATCAACGGTTTATGGGTTTGAAAAACGATTTAGTAATTTTGAGTGTTATACAGATCCGACAGACTTTACTCAGTCGGGGATTATATTTGGAGGTATGGGATCAGGAAAAACAGAATTTTACCACTCGATTATCGCTCAAGATAAGTTCGATCGTGTCATTGCCTATGATACAAAAGGTGATCTTGTTCAAAAGCATTATAGCTCGTTGAAAGATATCATCCTCAACCCGTATGATCAACGAAGCCATATTTGGAATCCTTTCGAAGAAGCTAAAACGAGTCCCTTTGTAACAGAGATATTCTTAACCAATCTTTTCAATGCGTTAAGTGGCACGCAAAAAGACTTTTTTAGTGCAAGTTCCAAACAACGCTATATGAAGCTTTTTAACGATATTCTTTACAACAATAGTGAACTTTCATCGAATGAGCAGTTTGATCTTTTCATTCAGCAGCTTAAAGAGTATTTCGAAGAAAATAAAAATCATGAAAGACGTAGTGAAGCAGATGTTGCCAGTACGATGCATTTGACGTTTGAATTTTTTGATTATATGAACTTTTGTATTCAAAATGGCAGCCCTACTTTTACGATCAAAGAATATCTCTCTCGTAAGAGCTGCAAGCTCTTCTTACTCTCTAGGGATGATCAGCGCTCAAAACTTACCCCGTTTTTTACTGGCTTTTTGGCCGCTTTGACGGCTGTCATGTTAAGCCAAGAAGATCAAAAAACCTCTCTCACTCTCTTTGCTCTTGATGAGTACCTCTCTTTTGCTCAAAACCTCGATAGTGAAACAATAGAAGGGTTACATACCAGGATTAGAAGTAAAGGCGGTTGTTTGCTCCCGGGTGTACAATATTTCCCAGAGCAAAGCAACAAAGCGGACAGTGCTCAAGGGATTACGCAAAAGATGTTAAACTCGGCTGCATATTGGTTTTTATTTCAAGGTGTGGATGAATATACACTTAAAAAAATCAATAATACAATCGGTAAAGTACGTTATAGAAAAGAGCAGATTAGGGAGCAACTTGTCGCTGATCCATTAAATCGTAAAAATTACCAAATTGAAGAATCGGATCTTCTAAACACCAGTTTGTTTCAGTCGTTAGGCCAGAATTACGAGCATATCACGTTTGTGCCATCGAAACGAATTTTGTATAAAGGGTATACACCAAAAGCGGAATTACCAAGTAAAAAAGCAAACTACATTCAAAGTGAGAATATTGAAAGATATTATCGGGAAGTACGGGTATAAGTAAGGATAAGGGAGACTTCTCCCTTATCTGTTAGAATTTGTAATCTAAATAATTTTCCCAAGCGCTTGTTTAATAGATATAGGTGCATTTTTTGCAACGTTTACGTAAAATTTTATAGGCTCAACGAGGTCGATTTCATCTAAATATTTTTGAGTGTCGAGTCTTGAGAGGGCATCATGTAAGTCATGTAAATCTTGAAGCGTAACGGCCTCAGAGTTTAAAAGCTTCTCAAAAATAGATGCATCATGATAAAGCGCAACACTTAGGTCGATAATATCTCTTGATTTATTTTGATCTTTTCTATAGACGATTTTCTTTGCCAGAATATCTTCCAAACTTTCAACATAAATACTCTCATGAAAAAAAGTGTGACTATCATCGATGATTGCATGACCTATAAAATCTTGTGATACTAAAATGTCAATTTTGATATTTTCTTTCGTGAGCAGCCTAATGTGATTGGCTAGATCAATATACTTTACAGTACTAAACAAGCGTGAGTCTTCCAACCAATGCTTTGGACTTAAGTAACCCAGTATTTGCGGATCAGTCACGAATAGATCAATATCAAAACTTTTTCGATGTTGGAAATGATAAATCGCTAATGCTGTTCCACCGCCGAATCTTATAAAAGAGAGATCGTTATTCGGTAGCAGTTCTTTACACTCACCGATGAGATCATTAAGTGCTTTAATTTGTTTAGCATATGTTTCAAGAATGAAAGAGTGTGTTTTAGTATCCATGATGGAGTACTTTATTGACTTTTTTCATCGGTATTTTAAAGTGGATCGCAAAATCTTCTATCTCTTCTTTGAGAGCTTCTGTTTTAATAATGTCCAAGGCGTATTTTTCAATAGGCTTTTCAGGAGTTTTTCCCATAAGAAGCTTTTTAATATCATTGGCTCCAAGATGCTTATCTTCATTACCGATAGAAGCATTGACTGTTGATACTAGCATATCGTAAGCTGTTGCTGACTTGTATAAGTTTAAGATAGATTCTTTATCGACATGTGTTAAAAAATCAGCGAGTATTTTTTTGGAATGCCCCTCTTTTTTCCATTCATTGAGAGTCGATTGAGGAACACCAAAGATATCAGCGATCTCTTTTGCTTTCATTGGAACTCCTTTTTTATTTAAATTATACGACTATCGTAGTTTTTTGTCAATAATTATATATAAACTTTATGAGTTCTTGATTTTGAGAAAATTAAATAGTATGAAATTGACATAATATACAACGCTACGTAACGCTATTTCGCAGTTTAAAATCTGTTAATTTATGCATTTCTAGTGTCTTATATTGATAAATTATTAAATGATGAATGCAGTTAATTTATCATTAGAAGATATGGATTTTGTTGATTTTGTGGGGAGTATGTGGGATAAAATATTTGAGTTTGTTTTAAAAGCTCGTAGTTTAGGGAGTTTAAGGATTAGTGGCCGGGAGAGAGGGATTTGAACCCCCGGAGGTATTACCCTCAACGGTTTTCAAGACCGCCGCATTAAGCCGCTCTGCCATCTCCCGACAGAAAGTTTGTAGATGATACATAATACAAAGGTGGAGGCGACACCCGGATTTGAACCGGGGATCAAGGCTTTGCAGGCCCATGCCTTACCGCTTGGCTATATCGCCACCGTATTTCTCTATATCGAGGTGGTGCCCGGAGCCGGATTTGAACCGGCACACCCAAACGGGCGAGGGATTTTAAGTCCCTTGCGTCTACCAGTTTCGCCATCCGGGCAACGCGTTTCTTTTTTAAAAAAACTAAATGGAGCGGGAAACGAGGTTCGAACTCGCGACCCCGACCTTGGCAAGGTCGTGCTCTACCACTGAGCTATTCCCGCATCTAAAAAAGAGATGAGAGTATAGCAGTTTTTTTTTAGAATGTAAAGTGTTATGGACTAAATTCTTTACATGTAAGCTTTTTTAGAGCGGTTTTGCTATAATCTAAAAAATTTTTTTAAGGAAGATTGATGCGTAGTGATCAAGTCAAAAAAAGGGTATA encodes the following:
- a CDS encoding nucleotidyl transferase AbiEii/AbiGii toxin family protein; translated protein: MDTKTHSFILETYAKQIKALNDLIGECKELLPNNDLSFIRFGGGTALAIYHFQHRKSFDIDLFVTDPQILGYLSPKHWLEDSRLFSTVKYIDLANHIRLLTKENIKIDILVSQDFIGHAIIDDSHTFFHESIYVESLEDILAKKIVYRKDQNKSRDIIDLSVALYHDASIFEKLLNSEAVTLQDLHDLHDALSRLDTQKYLDEIDLVEPIKFYVNVAKNAPISIKQALGKII
- a CDS encoding AAA family ATPase, whose translation is MKNIAIINTKGGVGKSTLAFHILPAILANRNFSILEIDNSNNTTTAFSNTQILKGKITSVNIDEGMQRLEELVINNMLDEDKISVIDAGGGDDSLKVIHSFIDQDLLADTLFIIPFMPDFVQLKNLVDTYNVLPSEAKILVVLNNADLSDPDHLMFVKGNEDFEIPDISSTFTHFAVCPKSPLFSYAASRNKETIKDLALLASQYNKNEILEYAKTKTKSDKDKMTKIYRNWKISRNAKDYLESEAIAQLKSIVLGEQA
- a CDS encoding type IV secretory system conjugative DNA transfer family protein — encoded protein: MSTILLCLLFNAGALWVFQKNLPIPGGAVFILLCIAEYLAWAFIFKMQESINGRIFDDKAWVMGSYPNYYEQTEGNRWTASQRVKEIMSKGELFLDQFRFDDSVLYRLSTVYGFEKRFSNFECYTDPTDFTQSGIIFGGMGSGKTEFYHSIIAQDKFDRVIAYDTKGDLVQKHYSSLKDIILNPYDQRSHIWNPFEEAKTSPFVTEIFLTNLFNALSGTQKDFFSASSKQRYMKLFNDILYNNSELSSNEQFDLFIQQLKEYFEENKNHERRSEADVASTMHLTFEFFDYMNFCIQNGSPTFTIKEYLSRKSCKLFLLSRDDQRSKLTPFFTGFLAALTAVMLSQEDQKTSLTLFALDEYLSFAQNLDSETIEGLHTRIRSKGGCLLPGVQYFPEQSNKADSAQGITQKMLNSAAYWFLFQGVDEYTLKKINNTIGKVRYRKEQIREQLVADPLNRKNYQIEESDLLNTSLFQSLGQNYEHITFVPSKRILYKGYTPKAELPSKKANYIQSENIERYYREVRV
- the mobF gene encoding MobF family relaxase; this translates as MLPRSNQEETEKTFTPNATLMARGEKKDEKEAKMLSIANMSSAQAAHYHAKDQNYYQQDKETSVWTGKGAERLGLSGEIDIKQFERLCYGIHPSEERTLVDISQRAGTDMTFSSPKSASILCELGDERTNQLIRAAHDQAVQTTLSFVEDHYAQTREQKDGHREAISTGNLIIAKFQHDTSRENDPSLHTHCFIVNATQKENGEWRALHNDQLFTHKMFLGQTYRNELAKNLREQGFSIEITNAKEGFFEIQGVSKELISEFSQRREQVLEKYEELKKQYPGLEEEKLKEMATTSSRNVKDKNADRSVIKSNNIERAKTILAGKDLTYLNQLNSSQLHSEQQKLTAKDAVDLSIRIQSEKTSVFNREDVMKNSMKLSLGEHSLSAMQNAFDDHVNERSIVQLDQNAYSTPELLQKEFEIVEMAKNRTDPLISAQHVEQYLSHTPYNLTKGQQEAYAQILTSNESISVIQGDAGTGKTFMLKAVRETLESQKQSSNLRGLAFTGKASEELERESGIPSTTLHAFFVNPPAEKNMVYVVDEASMVSSLQMHRLCEIAKENHSKIVFIGDQKQFQSLGAGNMFSQLQKQSDIHIVEMTENKRAQTELMRSLYSSIKSKDLEEAFGILEKHQRLHETTDLEKIKNEYLKDRHDTLLLVDTNANRRALNELIRSDLVAQNEVTQSQPLSIKEAINLNEIEKHYSSNYQVGQIVVAQNAFQGFSAGQEAMITAIDHPSNTITVTKDEQRIKIDLSKAHAQAIQTFAIKEKAFGIGDKIVFTKNNRNLKFRNGETAVIQAIHGNIIKVQKGNKELAFDASKYPYIDHGYVITAHKSQGQTTSKVIAFTNAQMANLNRFYVQITRAKRDALIYTNSIATLKENTQKTQIKTSTLDYFRSAMQHEAHTNHNYERTFNEQKERRISRGSTLSILGDYCTKCKIALADLSRHLGLFKRDRSEASSTRGKDQMKNILLKNEREKAAQSITQSRERR